A genomic region of Litorilinea aerophila contains the following coding sequences:
- a CDS encoding peptidoglycan DD-metalloendopeptidase family protein translates to MKDEVQSGIRHTWPWYGLLQALVLALALWMGLTGAFRWRPESAAAQGNAGTYTVVAGDTLAGIAERFGVSLESLIQLNGIQNPDLIQVGQVLLIPGGGEGTAAVDLAVVYARPGESLRAVALRYGQDAAVLATLNGQEEHTSLFPGQPVLVPRETLPPSPLRFGAVATMSLPDALVQGRTGRLWVTTRRPLSLTATWNGLPVVFTPTDADPLRQFALLPVPALLAPQPYPLIITYQARNGFPLSRTWQIPVVAGDYETQDIVLPPDRGELLEPTLVQAELEKVTAVWSQVSPTLLWRDVFSRPVSLEYVTSSPFGTRRSYNSGPVASYHAGQDFAAPEGVPVVAPGDGVVALAEPLDVRGNAVLLDHGRGIFTGYWHLSQIDVTPGQMVRQGDLLGLVGNSGLSTGAHLHWELRIYGVAVDPMQFVEEPLAGLSP, encoded by the coding sequence GTGAAGGACGAGGTACAATCTGGCATTCGCCATACCTGGCCGTGGTATGGTCTGCTCCAGGCATTGGTCCTGGCCCTGGCCCTGTGGATGGGCCTGACCGGAGCCTTTCGGTGGCGCCCAGAAAGCGCCGCAGCCCAGGGGAACGCGGGCACCTACACCGTGGTGGCCGGGGATACCCTGGCCGGCATCGCCGAGCGCTTCGGCGTTTCCCTGGAATCCCTCATCCAGCTCAACGGCATTCAAAACCCGGACCTGATTCAGGTGGGGCAGGTGCTCCTGATTCCTGGAGGCGGCGAGGGGACCGCCGCCGTGGACCTGGCGGTGGTCTATGCCCGGCCGGGCGAAAGTCTGCGAGCCGTGGCCCTGCGCTATGGACAGGATGCGGCTGTGCTCGCGACCTTGAATGGCCAGGAGGAGCACACTTCCCTCTTCCCCGGCCAGCCAGTTCTGGTCCCTCGGGAGACGTTGCCACCTTCGCCCCTGCGCTTCGGCGCCGTGGCCACAATGTCCCTGCCCGACGCGCTGGTCCAGGGGCGCACCGGCCGGCTGTGGGTGACCACCCGGCGCCCCCTCAGCCTGACCGCCACCTGGAACGGCTTGCCGGTGGTCTTCACCCCCACCGACGCCGATCCCTTGCGGCAGTTTGCTCTGTTGCCCGTGCCGGCCCTGCTGGCCCCTCAACCCTACCCCCTCATCATCACCTACCAGGCCCGCAACGGCTTCCCCCTGAGCCGGACATGGCAGATCCCGGTGGTGGCAGGCGACTATGAGACCCAGGACATCGTCCTGCCGCCCGATCGGGGAGAGCTGCTGGAGCCGACCCTGGTTCAGGCAGAGCTGGAGAAGGTCACGGCGGTCTGGTCCCAGGTCAGTCCGACCCTCCTGTGGCGGGATGTCTTCAGCCGGCCTGTCTCCCTGGAGTATGTGACCAGCAGCCCCTTCGGCACCCGCCGCAGCTACAACAGCGGGCCAGTGGCCAGCTATCACGCGGGCCAGGACTTCGCCGCGCCCGAGGGGGTGCCGGTGGTGGCCCCAGGGGATGGGGTGGTGGCCCTGGCCGAACCCCTGGATGTGCGGGGAAATGCCGTTCTGCTAGATCACGGGCGGGGCATTTTCACCGGATACTGGCACCTGAGCCAGATCGACGTGACCCCTGGCCAGATGGTGCGGCAGGGAGATCTGCTGGGGCTGGTGGGCAATTCCGGCCTGAGCACCGGTGCCCACCTCCACTGGGAACTCCGCATCTACGGCGTGGCCGTCGATCCCATGCAGTTTGTGGAGGAGCCCCTGGCCGGGCTGTCCCCTTGA
- the hpt gene encoding hypoxanthine phosphoribosyltransferase, with amino-acid sequence MDDAIERVLVDEQTLQQRVCELGQRISDAYRGQDLLLVSVLKGSIVFMADLIRAIDIPHEIDFMATSSYGAGTQSSGVVRILKDLNHPIEGRNILIVEDIIDSGNTLDYLVRILRERRPASLRIVTLLDKPDRREVDIHVDWIGFSIPNDFVVGYGLDYNEVFRNLPYIGILKPDIYRS; translated from the coding sequence CTGGACGACGCCATCGAGCGGGTCCTGGTGGATGAACAGACTCTGCAGCAGCGGGTGTGTGAGCTGGGCCAGCGCATCAGCGACGCCTACCGGGGCCAGGATCTGCTGCTGGTCTCCGTGCTGAAGGGGAGCATCGTCTTCATGGCCGACCTGATTCGGGCCATTGACATCCCCCACGAAATTGACTTCATGGCCACCAGCAGCTACGGCGCCGGGACCCAGAGCAGCGGCGTGGTGCGCATTTTGAAAGACCTGAACCACCCCATCGAAGGCCGCAACATCCTCATCGTGGAAGACATCATCGACAGCGGCAACACCCTGGACTACCTGGTGCGCATCCTGCGGGAACGACGCCCCGCGAGCCTGCGCATCGTCACCCTGTTGGACAAGCCAGACCGCCGGGAAGTCGATATCCACGTGGACTGGATCGGCTTTTCCATCCCCAACGACTTTGTGGTCGGCTATGGGTTAGACTACAACGAGGTATTTCGCAATCTGCCCTACATCGGCATCCTGAAGCCGGACATTTACCGCTCGTAA
- a CDS encoding endo-1,3-alpha-glucanase family glycosylhydrolase produces the protein MPLASSTPDAPIQLRLGWRIFLTLVLLSLLALLGLWLSPDTLKAAPSSRPAAQSSGDPLVLAFYYTWFDEQTWTYDRLSDLPAQPYASRDREVMGRHIQQAQGAGIDAFLVAWYGPHGDSNQTEPNLAAMLDEAAARGFRIGILFETDSPFLGNVGAVTDALQQALSRHASHPAYLRVDGRPVLFFWRPTLYSVDTWQAIRQQVDPGHTSIWIGEGVDTSYLAVFDGHHLYSNTWNPPADLYSVNQKFAGQVAAARERFGSYKFWVATVMPGYNDVRIRPGVGFVQDREGGNYFARSWQAAMASNPNWIVINSFNEWPEGTYIEPSAAFGEQYLALAGQWSGQFKAGGGVAVAAAQVPAPPPPTPTPLPTPAVPTAYVTVFLLNLRAGPGTDYPILDQLAQGTALPITGHHPTWPEWWQVEYGGQTGWVYAPMVQTAGPLEQVPLLPVEAVPQAPTPTATPEPATEALPSQPLAQTTSQTSFQLAFQMSPVHAADMAPVKPVLSH, from the coding sequence TTGCCCCTGGCAAGCTCGACACCCGATGCGCCCATCCAGCTACGGCTCGGCTGGCGCATCTTCCTCACCCTGGTGCTGTTGAGTCTGCTGGCCCTGCTAGGCCTGTGGCTTTCCCCCGACACGCTGAAGGCTGCGCCGTCCAGCCGGCCCGCCGCCCAGAGCAGCGGTGATCCCCTGGTGCTGGCCTTCTACTACACCTGGTTCGACGAGCAGACCTGGACCTATGACCGCCTGAGCGACCTGCCAGCCCAGCCCTATGCCAGCCGGGATCGGGAAGTCATGGGGCGTCATATCCAGCAGGCACAAGGCGCAGGCATCGACGCCTTCCTGGTGGCCTGGTACGGTCCCCACGGCGACAGCAACCAGACGGAGCCCAACCTGGCTGCCATGCTGGACGAAGCGGCCGCACGAGGCTTTCGGATCGGCATCCTCTTCGAGACAGATTCGCCCTTTCTGGGCAACGTGGGAGCCGTGACCGATGCCCTCCAGCAGGCGCTGAGTCGCCATGCCAGCCACCCGGCGTATCTCCGGGTCGACGGACGGCCGGTCCTCTTTTTCTGGCGACCGACCCTCTACAGCGTCGACACCTGGCAGGCCATCCGCCAGCAGGTGGATCCCGGACACACCAGCATCTGGATCGGCGAAGGGGTGGACACCAGCTACCTGGCCGTCTTTGATGGCCATCACCTCTACAGCAACACCTGGAATCCCCCAGCCGATCTGTACAGTGTCAACCAGAAGTTTGCCGGCCAGGTGGCCGCGGCCCGAGAACGATTTGGGAGCTACAAATTTTGGGTGGCCACAGTGATGCCCGGCTACAACGATGTGCGCATTCGGCCGGGCGTGGGCTTTGTGCAGGATCGGGAGGGCGGCAACTATTTCGCCCGCAGTTGGCAGGCAGCCATGGCCAGCAACCCCAACTGGATCGTCATTAACAGCTTTAACGAGTGGCCCGAAGGCACCTACATCGAGCCCAGCGCAGCCTTCGGCGAGCAGTACCTGGCCCTCGCCGGACAGTGGAGCGGGCAATTCAAGGCAGGCGGTGGCGTCGCCGTGGCTGCGGCCCAGGTGCCGGCCCCACCCCCACCCACCCCCACACCGCTTCCCACGCCGGCTGTGCCTACCGCCTACGTGACTGTCTTCCTGCTCAACCTGCGGGCCGGCCCCGGCACCGACTATCCCATCCTGGACCAGCTGGCCCAGGGAACAGCCCTGCCCATCACCGGGCATCATCCCACCTGGCCAGAGTGGTGGCAGGTGGAATATGGAGGGCAAACGGGCTGGGTTTACGCGCCCATGGTGCAGACGGCCGGCCCCCTGGAACAGGTACCCCTCCTGCCAGTAGAGGCGGTGCCCCAGGCCCCAACGCCGACGGCAACGCCTGAACCGGCGACCGAGGCGCTTCCCTCCCAGCCGTTAGCTCAGACCACATCTCAGACGTCATTCCAGCTAGCATTCCAGATGTCACCGGTACACGCTGCGGACATGGCGCCGGTGAAGCCGGTGCTATCCCACTGA
- a CDS encoding NUDIX hydrolase, whose translation MDPTHSSFLAQLRADLQGPLPGRPAQNRMAPRPRPGDIIPEQAGAHVRRGGVLLLLYPREGQIYLPLILRQTYDGVHSGQVGLPGGGYEEADGDLTQTALREAHEEIGVPPEEVEVLGRLSPLYIHASNFLVQPTVGWIGYRPAFHIDPYEVARLLEVPLLTFLDPSRLRQEEWQLRDRVALVPFFDIEGQTVWGATAMILGEFLALPAVQALKQAVN comes from the coding sequence ATGGATCCAACGCACAGCTCGTTTCTCGCACAGCTCCGGGCCGACCTGCAGGGCCCGCTCCCTGGACGGCCGGCCCAAAACCGGATGGCCCCGCGGCCTCGTCCCGGGGACATTATCCCTGAACAGGCCGGCGCCCACGTTCGCCGGGGCGGGGTACTCCTCCTGCTCTACCCGCGCGAAGGGCAGATCTACCTGCCCCTGATCCTGCGCCAGACCTACGACGGCGTCCACAGTGGGCAAGTGGGGCTGCCCGGCGGCGGCTATGAAGAGGCTGATGGCGATCTCACCCAGACGGCCCTGCGGGAGGCCCACGAGGAGATCGGCGTGCCGCCCGAGGAGGTGGAGGTGCTGGGCCGGCTGAGCCCCCTCTACATCCACGCCAGCAACTTTTTGGTCCAGCCTACGGTCGGCTGGATCGGCTACCGGCCCGCCTTCCACATCGACCCGTACGAAGTGGCCCGGCTGCTGGAAGTCCCCCTGTTGACCTTCCTGGATCCGAGCCGCCTGCGCCAGGAGGAGTGGCAACTGCGGGATCGGGTGGCCCTGGTACCCTTTTTCGATATAGAAGGGCAAACGGTATGGGGAGCCACGGCCATGATCCTGGGGGAATTCCTGGCCCTGCCCGCAGTCCAGGCGCTGAAGCAAGCGGTCAACTGA
- a CDS encoding class I SAM-dependent rRNA methyltransferase: MATDRPLPQVRLKPGREKPVRQFHPWIFSGAIAHIAGEAVDGEPVDVVDAQGNWLARGYLNRASQIQVRLLTWDPGETIDDRFWQRRLAEAVRQRQHPTIQGQTDAYRLVNGESDGLPGLIVDRYGPFLVLQAGTLAIDRRKEALAQMLLTLTGCQGVLERSEMAARRQEGLPDATGLLAGTAPTGPVEVHEGPLRFLVDLLGGQKTGFYTDQRENRRRVALYCQGARVLNAFSYTGAFAVHALAAGATHVVNIDSSVAALELGEANLRLNGFDPDAQAESIAGDVFQILRDWRDQPGRPAFDVVILDPPKFVQSRRNLERGLRGYKDINMLGMQMVRPGGILVTFSCSGLVSLDLFQKVLFGASLDVGREVQILEWLHQAPDHPVALHFPEGEYLQGFLCRVGQATMAASG; encoded by the coding sequence ATGGCCACTGATCGTCCCCTGCCCCAGGTCCGCCTCAAGCCGGGCCGGGAAAAACCGGTGCGCCAGTTTCACCCCTGGATCTTCAGCGGCGCCATCGCCCATATTGCCGGCGAAGCCGTGGATGGCGAACCGGTGGATGTGGTGGACGCCCAGGGAAACTGGCTGGCTCGGGGGTATCTGAACCGCGCCAGCCAGATCCAGGTTCGCCTCCTCACCTGGGATCCCGGGGAAACCATCGATGATCGCTTCTGGCAGCGTCGCCTGGCGGAAGCGGTGCGACAACGGCAACACCCCACCATCCAGGGGCAGACAGACGCCTATCGCCTGGTCAACGGTGAAAGCGATGGCCTGCCAGGGCTGATTGTGGACCGCTACGGGCCGTTCCTGGTGCTCCAGGCCGGCACCCTGGCCATCGACCGGCGCAAAGAGGCCCTGGCACAGATGTTGCTGACGCTGACCGGCTGCCAGGGGGTGCTGGAACGGAGTGAGATGGCCGCCCGGCGGCAGGAGGGGCTGCCCGACGCCACGGGCCTCCTGGCCGGCACCGCCCCCACCGGCCCGGTGGAAGTCCACGAAGGTCCGCTCCGTTTTCTGGTGGATCTCCTGGGCGGCCAGAAGACCGGATTTTACACGGATCAGCGTGAGAACCGACGACGGGTAGCCTTGTACTGCCAGGGGGCGAGGGTGCTGAACGCCTTCAGCTACACGGGAGCCTTCGCCGTTCACGCCCTGGCGGCCGGCGCAACCCACGTGGTCAACATCGACAGCAGCGTGGCTGCCCTGGAACTGGGCGAGGCTAACCTGCGGCTCAACGGCTTCGACCCGGATGCACAGGCAGAGAGCATCGCCGGCGACGTCTTCCAGATCCTGCGGGACTGGCGCGATCAGCCCGGGCGGCCGGCCTTCGACGTGGTCATTCTGGACCCGCCCAAGTTCGTCCAGAGCCGACGCAACCTGGAACGAGGGCTGCGGGGCTACAAGGACATCAACATGCTGGGCATGCAGATGGTCCGGCCCGGCGGGATTCTGGTAACCTTCAGTTGCAGCGGCCTGGTGAGCCTGGATCTCTTCCAGAAAGTGCTCTTTGGCGCCAGCCTGGACGTGGGCCGGGAGGTCCAGATCCTGGAATGGCTGCACCAGGCGCCGGATCACCCGGTCGCCCTCCACTTCCCCGAAGGGGAGTACCTGCAGGGATTTCTCTGCCGGGTTGGGCAGGCCACCATGGCCGCAAGCGGATGA
- the tilS gene encoding tRNA lysidine(34) synthetase TilS, translating into MATWPPGARPLIAALMDAQTRFQLFPAATSAGTTVLVGVSGGGDSVCLLHALHQVADLWQLHLHVAHLDHSLRPDSAEDAAFVAGLADQLGLPCHSRRLSPQELTHRPEGPEAAARRLRYRFLGEVARAITPPGQPPVVAVAHHQDDQAETLLMNLLRGSGLAGLGAMAWVGPLPDDSPTNPSRSPVYLVRPLLGVRRAAIRAYLEAFGLPWREDPSNHDLSFLRNRIRHQLLPELATINPRVVETLARTADLLAQEARRAERWDRKALDQLTLERTPAERVVLDLTGLLAQDPATQRGVLRQALAEMQADLRAVGFHHIDNILARLEQSTHAGGPYPLLDHLVWTVAGATDRTPARLSLHRDDELPFAPQHPFLGTGWRQTVGEAPIPCPGQLQAGRHWQLLCRCYPIQHLPPDWRTPGEPWRAFLDADRVHTLALTTPWPGARFAPLGMGGRHKSLGDFFTDRKVPAALRAGWPVVIERAERRPVWICGQAISHQVRITDQTRQVLQLQWQRLP; encoded by the coding sequence ATGGCCACATGGCCACCAGGGGCGCGCCCGCTGATCGCGGCGCTGATGGACGCCCAAACCCGCTTTCAACTGTTCCCCGCCGCCACCTCCGCGGGGACCACGGTCCTGGTGGGCGTCAGCGGCGGCGGAGACAGCGTCTGCCTGCTCCACGCCCTGCACCAGGTGGCCGACCTCTGGCAACTTCACCTCCACGTCGCCCACCTGGACCACAGCCTGCGCCCGGACTCTGCCGAGGATGCCGCCTTTGTGGCCGGGCTGGCGGACCAGTTGGGACTCCCCTGCCACAGCCGTCGCCTCTCCCCCCAGGAGCTGACCCATCGCCCCGAAGGGCCAGAGGCCGCAGCCCGCCGGCTTCGCTACCGCTTCCTGGGAGAGGTGGCCCGGGCCATTACGCCGCCGGGGCAACCTCCGGTGGTGGCCGTGGCCCACCACCAGGACGACCAGGCCGAAACCCTGCTCATGAACCTCCTCCGGGGCAGCGGCCTGGCCGGGCTGGGCGCCATGGCGTGGGTCGGTCCACTTCCTGACGATTCCCCCACGAATCCATCACGCTCCCCGGTTTACCTGGTTCGGCCCCTGCTGGGCGTGCGTCGGGCGGCCATCCGGGCCTATCTGGAGGCCTTTGGCCTGCCCTGGCGCGAGGATCCAAGCAACCACGACCTCTCCTTCCTGCGCAACCGCATCCGCCACCAGCTGCTGCCGGAGCTGGCCACCATCAACCCCCGGGTGGTGGAAACCCTGGCCCGCACCGCCGACCTCCTGGCCCAGGAAGCCCGGCGGGCCGAACGCTGGGATCGAAAGGCGCTGGACCAGCTGACCCTGGAGCGGACGCCAGCGGAGCGCGTGGTGCTGGATCTGACCGGCCTCCTGGCCCAGGACCCGGCCACCCAGCGGGGGGTGCTGCGCCAGGCCCTGGCCGAGATGCAGGCCGACCTGCGGGCCGTCGGCTTTCACCACATCGACAACATCCTGGCCCGGCTGGAACAGAGCACCCATGCCGGCGGCCCGTACCCCCTGCTCGACCACCTGGTGTGGACCGTGGCCGGCGCTACGGACAGGACGCCGGCACGGCTCAGCCTGCACCGGGACGATGAGCTGCCTTTCGCCCCCCAACACCCCTTCCTGGGGACTGGCTGGCGCCAGACGGTGGGCGAGGCGCCGATCCCCTGCCCGGGCCAGCTCCAGGCGGGCAGGCACTGGCAGCTCCTGTGCCGCTGCTACCCCATCCAGCATCTCCCCCCAGACTGGCGCACCCCCGGGGAGCCCTGGCGGGCCTTCCTGGACGCGGATCGAGTCCACACCCTGGCCCTGACCACGCCCTGGCCTGGGGCCCGTTTTGCCCCCCTGGGCATGGGCGGCCGCCACAAGAGCCTGGGGGACTTCTTCACCGACCGCAAGGTGCCCGCCGCCCTGCGCGCCGGCTGGCCCGTGGTCATCGAGCGGGCAGAGCGCCGGCCGGTGTGGATCTGCGGCCAGGCCATCAGCCACCAGGTGCGCATTACCGACCAAACCCGACAGGTGTTACAACTCCAATGGCAACGACTTCCATGA